From Longimicrobium sp., a single genomic window includes:
- a CDS encoding DHA2 family efflux MFS transporter permease subunit, which produces MSTSTRTLPFPAARVAARAAAADDPYRNRYLIALTVTLASVLELLDTSIVNVAVPHMMGTLGATLDQIAWVSTGYVVANVIVLPITGWLSARFGRRRYFAASIALFTVASFFCGNAHTLQALVFWRIVQGVGGGALLSTSQSILYEVFPREEFGTAMAIFGMGVMVGPTLGPTLGGYITDALSWPWIFYINVPLGMIALAMTLGFIRDSRFAQKVERVDWLGLGLLIAGIGCLQTMLERGERLDWFDSKEVLLYAVVSAVSLVWFVWHELTTEHPIVDLRILKNRQFTAGITFAAMLGCCLYATVFVLPVYLQTLLGFTAEQTGFVILPGALASAFTMAAMARTTGKIDGRILVVCGVAIFGASMWMHGHFTTESGQGDFFWPLILRGVGLGLIFVPMTNLALAELPMEKIPNGTGLYNLTRQLGGSIGIAVTATLVSRFRGQNYAALSEHVSRYGEATRERLAMITQAMIAKGTPAPVAETKAIALIQGQVMRQAAMLSYEHLFLMFGIGMGLTLPLLLLMRRGRASGGGGMAH; this is translated from the coding sequence GTGAGCACGTCTACCCGGACGCTGCCGTTCCCCGCCGCCCGCGTTGCTGCGCGGGCGGCGGCCGCGGACGACCCGTACCGCAACCGCTACCTGATCGCGCTGACGGTCACGCTGGCGTCGGTGCTGGAGCTGCTGGACACCAGCATCGTGAACGTGGCCGTGCCGCACATGATGGGCACGCTGGGCGCCACGCTGGACCAGATCGCCTGGGTGTCGACCGGATACGTCGTCGCCAACGTGATCGTGCTTCCCATCACCGGGTGGCTCTCGGCGCGCTTCGGGCGGCGGCGCTACTTCGCCGCCTCCATCGCCCTCTTCACCGTCGCCTCGTTCTTCTGCGGCAACGCGCACACGCTCCAGGCGCTGGTCTTCTGGCGCATCGTGCAGGGCGTCGGCGGCGGGGCGCTGCTCTCCACCTCGCAGTCCATCCTCTACGAAGTCTTCCCGAGGGAAGAGTTCGGGACGGCGATGGCCATCTTCGGGATGGGGGTGATGGTGGGGCCGACGCTGGGCCCCACGCTGGGGGGATACATCACCGACGCGCTCAGCTGGCCGTGGATCTTCTACATCAACGTGCCGCTGGGGATGATCGCGCTGGCGATGACGCTGGGCTTCATCCGCGACAGCCGCTTCGCCCAGAAGGTGGAACGGGTGGACTGGCTGGGCTTGGGCCTGCTGATCGCCGGGATCGGGTGCCTGCAGACCATGCTGGAGCGGGGCGAGCGGCTGGACTGGTTCGACTCGAAGGAGGTGCTGCTGTACGCCGTGGTGAGCGCGGTCTCGCTCGTCTGGTTCGTGTGGCACGAGCTGACCACCGAGCACCCCATCGTGGACCTGCGCATCCTGAAGAACCGGCAGTTCACCGCGGGGATCACCTTCGCGGCCATGCTGGGGTGCTGCCTGTACGCCACGGTGTTCGTGCTCCCCGTCTATCTCCAGACGCTGCTGGGCTTCACGGCGGAGCAGACGGGGTTCGTCATCCTCCCCGGCGCGCTGGCCAGCGCCTTCACCATGGCAGCGATGGCGAGGACGACGGGGAAGATCGACGGGCGCATCCTGGTGGTGTGCGGCGTGGCCATCTTCGGCGCGTCGATGTGGATGCACGGCCACTTCACCACCGAGAGCGGGCAGGGCGACTTCTTCTGGCCGCTGATCCTGCGTGGGGTGGGGCTGGGGCTGATCTTCGTCCCCATGACCAACCTGGCGCTGGCCGAGCTGCCGATGGAGAAGATTCCCAACGGCACCGGGCTGTACAACCTGACGCGGCAGCTGGGCGGCAGCATCGGCATCGCGGTCACGGCCACGCTGGTGAGCCGCTTCCGCGGGCAGAACTACGCCGCGCTGAGCGAGCACGTGAGCCGCTACGGCGAGGCCACGCGCGAGCGGCTGGCCATGATCACGCAGGCGATGATCGCGAAGGGCACCCCCGCGCCCGTGGCGGAGACCAAGGCCATCGCGCTGATCCAGGGCCAGGTGATGCGGCAGGCGGCCATGCTCAGCTACGAGCACCTGTTCCTGATGTTCGGCATCGGGATGGGGCTCACCCTCCCCCTCCTGCTCCTCATGCGCAGGGGCAGGGCGAGCGGCGGCGGCGGCATGGCACACTGA